The Littorina saxatilis isolate snail1 unplaced genomic scaffold, US_GU_Lsax_2.0 scaffold_1131, whole genome shotgun sequence sequence AAAAATCAGATTCGACATCGGCACTGGCCGTGGCGATGGCGATGGCGGAAAATGGCAACAACTTCACCACCGCCGCAGTAGACGAAAATTACATCACAGTCAAGCCTCCCACCCCACAAGACGGGAGGTCCAAGTTGCGGAGGTATGTGGTCAGCAACCTGCTGATCCTGCTGCTCATCACCTCCATGATCCTGGGCGTGGTCATGGGCGTGCTGCTGAGGCTCCGCGACAAAGCCTACACGAAGGACGAGGTCACCTACCTCAAGTTCCCTGGGGACCTGCTGCTGGGCATGCTGAAGATGACCATCATCCCGCTCATCATGTCCAGCCTCGTCACCGGCATGTGCTCCATGGATGCTAGGGTAAGGTAAACTCTTCTATAGCTACACGTTgttgatgttaaaaaaaaaatcaagccaACGAAACCAACGGGCGAATGACAAAACCAAACGGGGATGTTGCGAAGATTAATTTTCTGATAGCAAGATGTCAGCCAGGAGATGCTAGGACAAACACTTTCCTAGCAACACATTGTTAAAAATATGAAGCCAACGGGCGAATAACAAAGTCCAACGGGGATGTTGCGAAGATTGACTTTCTGATATCAGGATGACAGGCATGAGATCCCAGGGTAAACAGTCACTGTCATAGCTTCGCAGTCATTGTTGATGTGAAGAAAAAAGCAAACGAAGCCAACGGGCAAATGACAAAATCCAACGGGGATGTTGCAAAGATGAATTTTCTGATAGCAGAATGTCAGCCAGGAGATGCTGGGACAAACACTTTCATAGCTACACATTGTTACAAAATGAAGCCAACGGGCGAATGACAAAACCAAACGGGGATTTTTTGCAAAGATTGACTTTCTGATAGCAGGATGACAGCCAGATGCTAGAGTAAACACTTTTATAGCTATACATTgttgatgttaaaaaaaatcaagccAACGAAGCCAACGAGCAAATGACAAAATCAAACGGGAATGTTGCTAATATTGGTATTCTGACAGCAGACTGACAGCAGACTGACAGCCAGGAGAGTTCTGGTCAGGCAGTACCCCCCAGCGGCTAGCGGGCCCATTAACAATGTTTTCTCCACTTCCTGTCGCTATTAGTCGACTTTCCTTCGCCGTTTGAAAGGGGGAACGTCTGTTTCGGTAGAAGATACAACCGCAGAGTTACAACCGTCCGCCATGATGTTCCACGAGTGACGTCACTGGCCTCAGGGCCGCCCGGTGCAGTTTGATCAGGTGCGCGAAATCGGAttttattaaataaaaaatcagcAACACAAAATTTTGCAAAATCGTTTTCGGAATATTAACCTGGGTTGTGACAAAaatgttttgaacagaaaaaagTTTTGCTCTCTGGTTGGTCTTTAATGGATGTCCTTATTCAAATGCAAAACTTCTCCATCAGACACAGAGAGGTTGGAAAGGAATGACTGTACTTTCTACCGGTTTCCCCATTTGCCTGGCTTGCATCTTTTTGGACAGTGCTGATCAGCAAAGCGGGCACCACAGGGCTGTCACGCCGCACACCTCACCACACCCATTTCCCACAGGTGTCCAAAAAGATGGGCTTCAAAGCTGTTGTGTACTACATGACAATCACTCCCGGCCATGGCTGGAATccttgttggtttttttttctcgtttgtgtgttgatgttttttctgtgttttttttttctcgtgtttttttctcgttttcttttctttattgtatagtcccatcgctgggaaattcgggtcgcttcatcCAAACTTGTGTAAAGCTAGCAGCGACCAGGGCCGCACTACCAAGGTGTATGGATGTATTTAGGTGTAACTTGACCAGCCACCtacctgcacttctggcagacTGCCAGAGATCTCTCACGTGTCACAATGGTGACACGTGGATGGGACTTGAATGCCGTCtctaaagttgacccgtgtccgcccTCGGATTCGAGCCCGTGACCCGAGGATCGTAAGTCCAGTGCTATCTATAACAGCTGAGGTACCGGGCAGCACTGAAAAAAGGATATAAACTGACAAGAATACAATGCGTTTTAAGTAATTTTTTTCATCAGTTCCATTTCTTTATTATCTCATCGGTGAAAAATTCTTGTCTCCGGCAGGTGCCCCAGAAGATGGGATGGGCCTCCAAGGCGTTGAGCACCACCAGGTGATCAGCATTTTTACGGTTATCACAGGACCAGCACCGTCCACACTTCACTGTTCCAATTCATCCCCCTGTCTTCTACTCAGTGACAGGTGTCCGAGAAGATAGGTCTCAGAGACGTTGTATATTACCTTCATTAAGCCGCCATTAGAAtaatggggcttactggatttgctctgtctgtttgtttgtttgtttgtttgtttgtttgaggcgggcgggcggtcagtcggtcggtgtttgtcgggtaagacttgtatctctgggtcaattaagGCCATGTGAGGGCCAAATCGCTATTTTCCATATCTGAtgatcagcactgtttgtgtcgcTTTTGTTATAATACTGATGGTCTCTGAATTAAAAAATgttaatgtgtttgtttattgtgtatgTCGTTGCTATAGAAACAGAAAAGTAAACAGCAGCCATATTGGATTTTAGGAACCGTTTTTTCCATATCCAAATGCTCGATTTCTGTCCAATATTTTGCATAAATATAGATTTAGATcatatctacagatttaccatttattttttctgtgagtattacagttatttaaaaaaatttttttttatcataatgttgaaattttgcgtaaaatttaatattaaaaaaatcgtaaagccaacatttcttttccgattcattattcaaatggtAACTCTGTAGATAGTATGTAAAAGTACAAGTATGCAGAATTTCACAGAAATCTAACCAGTAGATTTGAAATCATTTCGTTCCCAAATGTCAAAACATGCAAACTGAGGAAaaggcaaaaacgcacacaatttgttttgaaaccattgatagttgtaattaaactcaaaatacatacatgtatctcCAAATTCCACACTGAGGAATGTCTTTCACACCTTAGAGACACAGTTTAAAAGTTAGGGAAGACATAAAACATAAGTTATTTCAaacatgtgcagtacactatGAAAATTGTTTGTCCCGAGTTACAaacaatgcatacacacactcccaaTTACAGCATGCACACCAAAAAAAGCTCGCTCActcgttcacgttcacgttcacattcacacacacacacacacacacaagctagcTCCAAATTACGAAACGTACCCAAGTCATTAATTGCACATATGCGTACAATAACCACAATATATATGAGAATAATGTTaaccacaataacaatgacaagtcgcgtgaagcaatataaaaacatttagtcaatcagtATGAAACTTAaatatcaacaccacaaaccagtcatcgccaagactacgagatacattaagatagtctcggctaacaataccgagacggatcacgctcgtctccgcaaagcatgaGACCGTATAGTACTtactaaacctattttctgtaattctgagcacattgttagagtgaacatgacatatctatatatttttgaattcaggaaaaaatgaggaatgcaatgcagtcaaagtttattttgttactaaaaattagattttaatgacaaacttaacaagcaaactcattactttatttttaaaattttgagctgaaatgcaataccatagtccggacttcgtcgaagattgctttaccaaaattgcaatcaatttggttgaaaaattagggtgttagagcgctgcctcaactgcctaaaaaaatccggatatgacgtcatcaaagacatctttccaaaaaatggaaaaaagacatctggggatatcgcactcaggaactctcatgttaagttttatcaagattggtccagtagtttcctcggaatcactttatacacaaacacaccatgagtcatgaccctcgtctcgattccccgtctatgttaaaacatttacatAGTCAAAACTTAGAACATGCCTGCAGCATATGCAGGGCCACCTTCCAGCTGAACAAGTTCTTCCAGTCTCTTTGACTTGGCTGCCCGCACTTTGTCTCTCCTTTTACTTTGCTTGTCTCTCACAGCCTTCAGACTGTTCCGCACCCTCTTGTGCATCCTGGCTGCTCCAAGCCTCTTCATGTGATGTCCAGTCTGGAATCCGAAGAACTGGGCAGagtcggcagcagcagcaggtccAAAGTTGAACTCTCTAATAGCAGTCAAGACTGCAAACTCAACACGACTGCGGGAAGCAAAGTGGTCCTTAGCACATCTTGACCAAATGAGGCTGTGGAGACACTCattggcattttgtgtcttgcCAGAAACACATCTGCTGAGTAGGTGTTCTTCAGAAAGTCTCTCATAAATGGGCAACAGGTGTGCAGCTAACTTCTCCTCATTGAGGGGTGTGTGGATGAGGTGTTTGTGTGGACCTGGAACTTGGTGCTTCGCCAGCGCTTCCTGAAAGAAACACCACGAGCTCTCTCCAGCAGGACAAAGTTCATGTTGTGGATTTTCGTCAGTGGAAAAACAATGGTACAGTGATGCCATGATTGCTTTTTTCATGCTACACACATCCTTGTTGCTACGAATTGCCCGGTTGTAGTAAATCTGTAGCTTGCGTATGGCATTGCCTGTCAGCTGACCCCTTCCACGTCCACCAAGAGTCACCCCTCGCTTTCGGCAGTCTGTCACCATGTTGCGAAGAGCTGTACCAAGTCGTTTACTCACATGGTTCACACACTCTTCCTTGTCAATGTGAATATCCTCACCATAGGGCTTGATGTCGTTGAGCTCTGTAAAAGTCTTGGAGTCACCGTCCGACAGAAGTGTTGTGTAGCGAAGCTTGTTGGTGTTCACCGATCGACGCCATATGACACGGGCTGCTTCCACCTCCATCATCCCTGATGAGcctgcaaacaagaacaaaataagaaatgtaatttgcaaacagagtattttttaagtgtgtgtgtgtgtgtgtgtgcacgcatgtgTTATTCACAGTCATTGTACAGCTAATACTTCAACTATAATTAATACAGAAAAGAATTGAAATAAACATGGAATTACCAAATTACTGTATATTAAATTTCTAGCAGCaggtatttttttatttatttatttatttacttttatttatttacgaggatttatatcgcgcacgtatctcaccccacaaggcgactcaaggcgcatgttacctattaatagTGGTGAGAACATGTTATATTGTGGCACTGAACATGTTAGATTGTAAACGTTAAGCATAATATTCATCAATTGATACTATTTGAACATTTTTAAATACACTTGTATTGTGCCACACATACATacggtacatgtatgtatgtggccacacatgtatacatgtatgtatgtgtaaactATTTGCCACCCCCTGACCACTACTAGCTCCCTCTGTTCTAAGCCCGTTGATTCTGAAGACTTGTGAATCTCACTTCATGCTGTAaatacagctctctctctctctctctctctctctctctctctctctctctctctctctctctctctctctatctgtgtgtgttttcttattattttcATCACACACATCCACTCCCCCATGCCCTGAACTATTCTTAAAAATTGGATTTATATATGCATGTGTTAcaactttcattattattatcataaattGATGATCTGTCTTTATGACGCTTTTTTGTAATCCATCATCCATGCCTTTAGTTTTGGTTTTCAGTTTCACTGGAATGCATGGAAAATAATATCCACTCATCACTATTACATTTACTTGTAATTTGCTATATTTGAGTAAGTTGCTTAAATTTGAAATAAACTCTATTCAAATATTTCTGTGCAAACAAATATAATTTACCTTTATAGTTCACCTCACACTTGTCCAAGTGGTCCACGAGCCAGGCCGCATACTCCTCTGGTTTTTCCTGAAACAGCTTCTGCCCCGTAGACTCGCACACCTGGCAGTAGGTACACATGACATGGGCATCAACACAGAGTCCAGTAAGTAAGTCCACAGCACACCCAACTCCAATGTGCGAAGAGTGTCCACGAGTAAGCCAGGTGCCATCATAGCTCACAATAATGTTCAGGGTGTCATCGACACCAAGAGTAGTGCCACAGTATCTTGCATGAACTTCTCGAACATATGCAACAGTCTCACTGAACACATGCTTCCGGAATCCCTCTAGTTGTGTGAATAGTTGGCTGGCATGAGTATGAAAGGTCTTGTGGTGAAGTCCAGCTAAATccatgttttcacagaaatttcTGAATGTGGTGGCTCCCAGTCCACAAGCAAGCGAGGAATACACTGCCTGTCTGTTCATGTCGAACACTTTTGTCTTGGATTTAAATTTTGTCGCCAGATACTGTTCATACACAGGCTCTTCGCACGAAGAACAGTTCACCTGGGCAAATACTGCCAAGCCACTTGTTGGTCTGGAGTCTGTGCAAAGAGACAAGCACTTGTTTTTGCACTGTGGACAGCACAAACTTGCAACCATACTGTCTACTTCGGCAAAGTCTACAACACCCCTCTGGGTTTTTACCAGGGTTTCAGTAGCAGCAGATGACTTAGTGTCAACTCCACCGGAAACAAACCTCTCATACGATTCTTTTTTGAACTCACTTCTTGTCTTCGTGCCGAGAATGTTTTCAGTTGAAGGAATCGACGCGGAAAAtgtagcactagcagacgaccCCAAAACCGGCACAAATTCTGTCACGTCAGTCAGCACAGAAGCTGATTGCGCTGATTTCTTCGCCTTCCATTGACTCTTCACTTGATCTGTCCTCTTTTTCGTAGATTTTGGGGCTCCTctggttgttgatggcttggtgcgaaccatttttgcacaggagcgtgtactttcactgcttgtaaacAAGCGCCATTGTTGTACCACGTGACCCCGGTTGAACGAATCAAGATCGCATCGTACGTCATACTCTCCGTATAAGGAAGTTGGCGTAGATTGAACTACATTGACAATGTTCCGTTAGAGCCGAAGTAGTCCGGAAAATAACGAAACAACGGTCACATGCAAACAGGGGAGGCTATGTAGCATGCAACGTCATGCAGTGTTCGCCCtgtcgtctgctcaaatttgctgaTCAAGGTGTTGAAAATCGGCAATAATAAGGCAAGTTCAGGACAAATGAACGCAATCAGGCGAGGGTTGGTttattgaatttatttttattacaCAAAAAAACCATGTATATGCAACATCAACGGcagaaattgaaagaaaaatgaccaCAGTTTTCCAAACAGTCAAAATGTCTAAATGCCCAAATCTGCCCAAAAGCTCAAAAATCACCC is a genomic window containing:
- the LOC138954798 gene encoding uncharacterized protein, which translates into the protein MVRTKPSTTRGAPKSTKKRTDQVKSQWKAKKSAQSASVLTDVTEFVPVLGSSASATFSASIPSTENILGTKTRSEFKKESYERFVSGGVDTKSSAATETLVKTQRGVVDFAEVDSMVASLCCPQCKNKCLSLCTDSRPTSGLAVFAQVNCSSCEEPVYEQYLATKFKSKTKVFDMNRQAVYSSLACGLGATTFRNFCENMDLAGLHHKTFHTHASQLFTQLEGFRKHVFSETVAYVREVHARYCGTTLGVDDTLNIIVSYDGTWLTRGHSSHIGVGCAVDLLTGLCVDAHVMCTYCQVCESTGQKLFQEKPEEYAAWLVDHLDKCEVNYKGSSGMMEVEAARVIWRRSVNTNKLRYTTLLSDGDSKTFTELNDIKPYGEDIHIDKEECVNHVSKRLGTALRNMVTDCRKRGVTLGGRGRGQLTGNAIRKLQIYYNRAIRSNKDVCSMKKAIMASLYHCFSTDENPQHELCPAGESSWCFFQEALAKHQVPGPHKHLIHTPLNEEKLAAHLLPIYERLSEEHLLSRCVSGKTQNANECLHSLIWSRCAKDHFASRSRVEFAVLTAIREFNFGPAAAADSAQFFGFQTGHHMKRLGAARMHKRVRNSLKAVRDKQSKRRDKVRAAKSKRLEELVQLEGGPAYAAGMF